TGGGTATGGGAACCTGATTCCGATTTCTACGCTCCAGCGCCATCAGTCTAATGGCTACCAATTGGCAAGTCCGGTGCATAATAAAATGTGGATCGTTCCAACACGCAGCCAGAAGCAGGCAATTGTGGCCAGTCGGGTGCAATGTTGCTATGTGCTCCATATTTCCTGGAACATTTTGAGGTTGAGGCTCGTCCGTATGAAACGCCTGGACAACGAGGACACACCGATGAACGGGGACTCCGTATGTACACAACATTCATGACATTATAAGCGTTTCAATGGCGCCCGTGAATgaagcacacgtacacgcttTTCACTATTTATTGACCAAGTTCGACAAGAACATCGTACCGGGAACATAATGCCACCCTCATTCGATGTCACTGCATTTAGATACTATTCCAAAGTACAAGTTGTCGGTTTTATGTTATGCGAGGCGAGGATCAAATAAGTTTTAGTTAAGGAATACGAAACAATATACGATGCTATGTTTAATTTCATGAAAATATTTTAGTGCTCTAAGTCAAGCTTATAATGGGACTGTGAATCAGTTTTCCAAGCGACGTTAAATGTATAGCAGATCATTTATTATCAAACTCATGCTCTCGTTCCTATCTTTCGCTTCTGTCGTATCGTGTTCGCTGCGCGTTGGTTTCACGTTAGTTTTTCCTCCAGATGTGAAAAGCTCATCTTGCACCAGAACCTAACCGTCTCTTTCgtctattttgttttcgcttcttttacACACATGAACCGCGAACGTGGCATTTTCATTGGGATGATGTTAGCTCAAGGAAAAAGTTGCTTCGCTGGAGAAGAAACTAACCGAGGAGAAGCGCCGGAACGAGGATCTACAGTTCAGCGTGGACGAGGTGACCTTCTGTGGCGAGGAGCTCAATGTAAGTACTCCAAGGTTAGGGGGACAGGGTGGCCAAGGGATCCCGGGTCCGGGGGTTTGTTGGCCAACACTATACACTACGTGCCACCTCGTACATGTGAGGGACTGCGGTGCTGCTTTCCTTTTGGTGGGCTCTCGGTGTCAagatgaagcataaattattattagcTTCGTGACTGGGTCACATCCTCTCGGTTCAGTTCCGTATCGAGTTGGTGTAAGAACCATTAATGAAGTCTTAACGTAGTTTCAACCCCCGAGAGACAACACACTACAGGTGTCTATCGTGGTTCTACTCTTAAAGAAACAATTGCACCTGTTGTACAACAATTTCATACATTCCATGTTTCATTTAATGTCTAATTCATCCTTCACATTGCGTACCTTATTTTCAgggaaaaattcaaaattctgTAAATGTGAGTATCACATCGTTCGTAAAGAGCAACTGAACAGCTGTCCACCACCGAAATCGATATTGACGTATCGATATTGGCTTAGTTATACCGTTGCATGAAGTAATATTATTCATTATTCGCCTTGTAGAATGTCCTTTTCCTGTTTATGAGATGTGTTAACCAATTTGCTTTCCTCCGTTGAATCATTCGCGTTCAATTGGTTTTGCTGTGTTGCTCTTTACGAATCGACTCCCATTCCACATTGGTGCTTAATAATTGGTACTGATCTCATATACTGTATGTCGTAAGAAAACCGTTTGCATGATATTCTCTCGCTGATATTTTCCTTATTTTGCATGACGATTGTATCGTATGAAGTTGTCCCTTTAAGTTGAAATCCGTATGTTCTGTTGCATCCGTAGCTTCTCTGTTAGACAACGAATGTTTGTTCATTGACGGGGAAGTCAGGTTAGAGCATCCGTGGGATTTATTCGCCCGTTGAGATAAGAGCTTGTCATGTAGTGCTTTCTTGGAATTAATCGATCTACTCTAAAATTCCTCCTGGATCAGGTACAAACTCAAGTGTTCAAGGAACGGATAGCGGAGTTGGAAGCACAATTGAGCAGTGGTGGGTCTGAGAAGGTTGGCGAATCCACTGCGGCCACTGTACTGCCGGAAGATGTCAATGGTAAGGACAAAGCTCTTGTAACCAGTTCAACCGATGAACCATGAACCAACCAACTTTCCCTCCACTTCACGCAGTCATTAGGGTACAGCTGAACACCGAGATCGATAGGCTGAAGGCGGAAAATTCCTCCAAAGATCAGAAGCTACATCTTACCGAAGAGTTGAAGCGTTCgcttgaaaatgaaattcaaaatctACACGAAAAGCTCGCCGAAACGGAGCGTTCTGCGGCTAGCAAGCTATCGGCGCTTACGATTAGCGAGGAGTGTCTTAAGGAGCAGATCAACTATCTCGAGCATCGGGTCGACGAGCAAAGTGATCAGCTAACGGCGAAGGATGCTGAACTGGAGAAGCACAATTTGGCGCTGAAAAATGCCGAAAGCGAGGTTGATGAACACGTTGCAGCGTTGCAGGGAGAGCTGCGCGCAAAGCAAGAACTGCTGggggaaagcgagaaaaatcTTAGGAAACTCGAAGCGGAAATGGACGAACTGAGGGGTGATCTACGTCAACGGGATTTGAAGGTAGCCGAGGGTGAAACCGGCATGAAAGTGGTGCTTCAGGAGAAGGATGCAACGATCGAGAAACTGAAGCAACAGGTGGCTGATCTGGAGCAGAAGCTTACCATCGACACAGTAGCTCGCTCAACGTTAGAGGAGGAACTGAAGGTTGCCAAACGAGCGGCGGCAGATCTTGAGGTAAGCCGTAACGGTAACGAGAAATTGTTACTAGAACTGCAGGAGAAACTGGCAACGAGTGAGAAAAGTCTACAAGCAGAGATTAAAATGCGGCAAGAGAAGGAGTCGATGGGGCTTCAAATGCAAGCGTTACTGACGGAACTGGGCACATCGAACGATGAAATGACCGCTCAATTGGTGACCAAAGAGGAAGCATTAACCAACGGCAAAAAGTTGCTAGATGAGCTGGAAGCTGATCGTTTGAAACTTCAAGCAGACCTGAAAACACTACGGGAAACCATCGAGCAGACGCGCACTGAGGCGGAagcaaaatcgatcgaactgcAGGCCAGGATTGATGCCGATCGGACGAACCTCGAAGCCACCAAGAAGCAACTGCATGCTGCCGAGCAGGAAAATCTAGCCAAAGATAAGCAACTTGAGGAAGACGAGGTCCTAGTGGCAGCACTACAGAAGGAACTCAAGGAGCTTAACGGGGCAAATGTCACACTAAATCAGGAACTGTCGGCCATCAAGAACAGTTTCGCTGACAAAGATGGTACGGTGGCGAAATTGCTCGAGGAGAAAGGTGCTCTAGAATCTCAACTGCAATCCACGAGTGCAGAAGCTGCagaaaaactgaaacaatTGGAAGAAGAGCTAGCGCAACGTGAAATCGCTTGGCAGAAGGATGAGGAGCAGAAGGCTGCCCTCACGAAACAGGAACTTTCCCAACGCGATGCAAAGCTAGGTGAGCTTACCGTTGCAACGGAAGAACGCCAAAAGCAATTGGATGCAGCGCGTCAAACATTACAAGAATTACaagaaaaattgaaagaaacggATGTAGCGCTTGTATCGAAATCTGCTGATGCCCAGCTCTTTGAGCAACAGTTGGTAAGTTTGCGTGCCGAACTTTCCACGAAAGAGGAACAAACAGGCAAGCTCAATGCAGCTCTCACCGAGGCCACCAGCCGCTTGGAGGGCGACGAGAAGAAACTGAGTGAAGTGCAGGAACAGTTCGGTAAACTGGAAATCGAACATGCCGATTTACGGCGCAAAATGGAAGCACTTGAGCAAAAATCGTCCCAAGTGCAGGCTCAGAAAGCAGAACTGGAACAGGAACTGCATACGCTTCGATCAAGCACACTGGATTCCAACTCGGAGCTGGCGAAGGTTAGCGAAGAGCTGAAAGCTAAACAGCGTGCGTTGGAAGAGCTGCAGGACAGCTATAACACGTTTAAGATCGACAACGAACGGCGTGCGGATGAGAGTGCTCAGTTTAATGCCAGCTTACAGGAACAAGTTGTGCGTTTGCGCCAAGAGATGCAACAGATCACCGATCAAAAGATCATCCAGGAGAACGAACTGAACACGGAGCTTCGCAAGATCAAGGACATGgccgagcaggagaaggaaaatcTCGTGCGTGAGATTGCTGCGCTTCGAGCGAGTTTCGACGAGGAAACGTTACGGTTGAGGAATGAGTTGGCGGACAGTGCGGCAAAGGAAGCATCGCTGAAGGATCAGTTAGCGACACTGCAAACGCTACACGATCAATCTTCGGCCCAACAAATGGCTGAACTGGAGCGGATCCATACGGAACGTACCCAGGAAAAGGAAGCTAGCGAAGCCCGAGCCAATGAAGCGGCCGATAGAGAGGAAAAGCTCAAGAAACAGCTGGAAGATATGAGAGCGGAATTACAGGAATTTACACACAATCTGGACGTAGTTCGCAAGGCTTCTGAGGAGGGTTCGGGCGAGCTATCGAGACAACTGGAGCAAAAGTCAGCAACCATTGCCGGATTGGAGAAGGAGCTGGGACAGCAGCGTACACAGCTAGAGCAGCGATCCCAGGACGTGAGTGAAATGATCGAGAAGCTAGACGCGAGTGCCAAAGCACAATCGGAACTGCTAAAACAGTTGGCCGACAGTCAGGAGCAAGTGTTGGCCCTGAGCAAAGCCAAGGATGAATCGGAAAAAGCTTGCCAAGCAACGCGCAAACAGCTGGATGAACTTAATAGTACGTTCGGTGAGATGGAGGAAGAGCAGGTGGATCTGGTTAGTCGCGAGGAAACGTTGAAGAAAGAGCTGGCTCAGCTCGAGGAACGCATGCAGGGTTCTGCCAATGAGCACCTTAATCAGCTTGAGCTGCTGAACAGTAAGAACAACGATATGTTGAAGCTGGTCGAGACGACAACGGAGGCTAAGACGGCAGTAGAGAAGGAACTGACTTTGCTAAAGACCGAACTGGACCAGAAGTCTGCTACCACGCTGACTCTGCAATCCAGAGTGGACGAGCTAATACCGTTGGTCCAGACGTGTGCTGAGATGGAACAGAAGCTACAATCTctacagcagcaactggcggCCAAAGATTCAACGACGGAGGAGCTCACGAAGACTTTGGAGGGTTCGAAACAGGAATCTGCGGCACGGTTGGTGGCTTTGAGCgctgccgaagaagaagcacaaaagTTACGCCAAGCTATTTCCGGCAAGGATGCGAATCTACAGGAACTTCAATCGAAGCTCGATGCATCGGATCAGAATCTAAAGGAGCGTAGTGATGCAGCAAATCGTTTGACTGTCGAACTGCGCCAGACGATTGAGAGTGGCCGCACCACCCAGCGCGAGCAAGAGGATCGTGCCAAAGAGCAACAACGTCGGATTAGCGAGCTGGAAACGAAACTGGCAGCTCAAGCAACACAATTTGATGAGCTGCTCGATCGCAAGAAATGTTCCGAAACAGAACACTCGGCCCGGACGCACGAACTATCCCAGAAGCTactcgaaatggaaaatagcAAACGGCAAGAAATTCAGGAGCTAGAGCAACGGTTGTCGGTAATGGTGGAGCATACCGAGGCTCAACTTACCGCCGCGGTAAGTACTGCCACCGCACAGCAACGTTCGGCCGAAAAGCGCCAGCAGGAGCTCGAGTGTACCAGAAAGGATCTAGAGCTACGTGAAACGGAGCTACAGTTGGCGAACCGTCGGTTGGAGAAGGACAATGAACGATTGCGGGCGGATTTGCTGGTCAAAGAACGGGAACTGGCAAAGCTAGATAAGGCAGCTGCCAACAATGTCCAGCCAACGGCGACATCGCTGGTCGGTTTAACGGAAGATGATAGCGGAGCACAGATTGATTTCCTCAACTCGATCATCGTCGATATGCAGCGCAAAAATGAGAAACTGAAGCTGCGTGTGCAAGCGCTCGAATCAACTGGCACCGAAAGGTAAGAGAACACGTGAAGAGAATCCGAGGGGCGTTGGGAATTATGTGGGATATTAATGTCTCACCTTTTCTACTTCTCAATCTCAGTCACAACATGAGCTTCGAGATCCAGAAACGCAAACCGGCGCCCCGCGTTTTCTGCGACATTTGCGACGAGTTTGATCAGCATGAAACCGAAGATTGTCCCAAGCAGTGTTCCGACAGTCCACCGGAATCGTTGAAACatccgggtggtggtggtgatgcgaaGGAACGCAAGTTGCCAGCGCCTCGAAAGTATTGTGAAAGCTGTGAGGGTAAGTTCGCAAATAGAAGGACGGGGTTATCTAGCTTAGTGTCCTTAGACGACGATATCATGTTTCTTCGTCCACCGCGAGGTTCACGCGGGGGTCATTCTAGATAATAAAAAAGCGAGCGCTCGGAACGCTAGGTTAATTTATTGTGTCCTACACGACCACCGTGTTCCGTTGAAAGTAATAAATTTAAGGTGGATTAAAGGACGGGGACGGGAATAAACATGATATCGCTTTAGGGTCCAATTAGCTACATCCTTTTTGGGAAGTTCATTCGTATCGCggcatggttggtggtgcattgcatttaattttctACGCCATGCACCTTCTCCGTATGATGTTACGACCGTACTAAATGTAATCTTTccttttcgttctcttcttttttcagTGTTTGACCACGAGATAGGAGAGTGTCCTGATGATGAAACGTACTAGGGTCATCGCTTCAACTCCGGAAGTCGCTCAATTTGTACGGCTCAACGGGAACGGTTTTATTGTTCGTTTCACATCGATACCGATTTCTTAGAGCGttgtttccctttccttttaaTGTTCTTATTTGTGCTCGATCCGCAAATTTAGTTGCAGACGAGATGAGGTCGATTATTTATAAAGGGCAGGCAGGAATGAGGGAATGAAATATGTTATATGTTGAcagtttgttttaaaaaatgattagCTGGAGATCGGAAAGGTATGATTTCAGAAGAACAGATAGGATAATTGTTAAATCAAGTTCCTTGTGAACCATTTCGAGGTAAAATCAATCGCAATATAAAGGCATGATTTAGCATTAGTTAGaataattcaatatttataCTGAACATACAATATATATAGGTCACCAAACAGACACACCTTACACACCCTCGTTCGTACCGTAAACGACGCACAGCCGAGCCCAGCCCTCGAGATGGTTGGCCCGTTAAAACGCGGTCCGAATGAGtcgcatgctgctgccgcagcagACCAAGCCCCATCCCGAATAGGAGCGTGCCCTCGGTCGTTCAATCGccaccttccttcttttctttcatcgCCTCACGGAACCGCTCCTCGAACAGCGAGAGCTCAGACAGCAGATCGGTGATGGCGTTCATGAAGGCTTCGTGCGGCGAATATTCCGACGTCGTCTGGATGCGCAGAACGAACTTGTGCTCGAGCGGGTGGGGAAGTTTATAGCCTGCGAACAGGACATTCGGGTCCTTCAGTagctggctgatgatgatgacgagcgagaaagagaaagcatcAGTATTTGCGCCAGGTTCCGGTGAGGCTCACAACTCACTTGCGGATCATGTTTCCCAGTGTATGATCTTCCTTGTTGACGGTGAAGATGGCCGCATTCGGCACCTTCATGTCCGGCTCCTTTATGATCCTGACGAAGGACGAGAGAGCAAATCGAGGATAACAACCGACAATCACAACAGAAAACCCACGCTCCTGGCCGGCCACACACGGCGTTCCTCGAACTTACTTCTTTTCTCCCTCGTACAGCAGGAAGGATTCGAATGTTGGCGGTGCGTTCATTGTTGAATGAGGTAGTTTTACTAATAAAGTATCTGAAAAGTACTGAACTGAACCGGGAACGGACGCTTTTTTCACGAAATATCCGAAAAACACCGGCAACGATTTTGTTTACACTCGCTTCGTGCCGCCTTGTTTGACAGTGATGTCTTTCTTTGGACGTGTGTCGGTTCTTAGAATCTTTTGCAAGTCGCTGTTTATACGGATGAGCCCATTTCTACACTGCTAATTTTGAGGGTTAATTCAGTATTTTAGGATGCGGGTTTCGACGAAAAATACTTCCCATTAATTTAGAAACAGATTTTCGTGGTTTGAGATTagatttttgatatttttttttggttttgaaaatgaaGGAGGCGAGCTGTCAAAGCGCAACCTGCAGCGAAACTTGGACGATCCGGCGCACGCAACCCGAAGCAAGCCatcctttttcgttcgtcCGGGCGGTTTCTCGTGGAAATCCTGTTCGTTTTATCCGCGGACCTCGTCGCGAGGAAGTGTCCTGCTGGCGTTCTGCGAGTGATCTTGGTCCTGCAGCGAGAAAAGTAACGAAACGCCCGCCTAACGGCACGCACGGTTCGGTGGTGTGAAGCAAACCTGAATAAACAAACCGTGAAACGCGAAGTAGTGCAAACGTCCGCGTTGGTAACCACGGACGACGTCGTCACCCGCGTTCGCTCTTATCTCTCGCTGTTCCCGGAGTGGACCTCCTTTTATCGGCTGATAATTGGTGGGGTGTTTTACCGCGAGAAGCCGTTCGGTGCCAGATAAAAGCGGGACCACAAACGGGCGCTTGAGTCGCTTAAGTGCCCCGCAAGCTGCGTTTCCGCGACTCCCGGTGGCCGTATCAACAACTGTGCGCGCTGCAAAAGTAGTGTTTTGGGAGTTTTCTTCTGTTCCAGGAgttttcgtggaaaaaaaggaaaacgcgaACCACGACCAGCCCCGATTCGCGTCCCGCATTTGACAGTAGCTGTCAAAGTCCTGCTGAGCGATCCGTGCGGAATCCGGGGCTCGTCCAGCAGGGGGGGCGTGTTGTGTGAAGAAGGATTGTGTGCCATTTTTCAGTgcttttcgtcttcttttcaCAGTGAAATTCCGTGCTTGCAGCTAAGCAGCAGCCTCCGCCCGTGAAAACGCGTCCAGCCTCCCGACGCCGGTCGCTCGCCTGCTTACTGTGTGTTGtgtctacgtgtgtgtgtgtgaatgtgtatGTGCATTTCGTGTAGGAGCTGTACGTGTTTTGTGTCACATTTTTAGTGCCCGTCGTGAGTGAATCGCTAAAATCGGTCCTCCCTCCTACTGCCGCCCCGTTCGGTAACATTCTCCGGCAGTTCCGCCAAGATCCGTGCCGACGGTAGTGCGTGAGGTGTGCGACCGTCTGGCAGCTCGCCTGAAGAAGGTGTCCTGCTGTCTCGTTTGTGCCCCGGAGCTGTGTTTGTGCCGCGTGTCTGTATCATCGCAAATAATCAATGCAAATAACTAGCCACTGGATACGCCAGTAGCAGCGCCACACCCCCTCAAAACGACAAGAAAGTCGTCGTCTCCAAGCAACaggcgacggacggacggacgaacgaacggggcaACGTAGGTAAAGTAGGCGGCAGCGACTGTGAAGACGTTCGATTCGCCAAAGTACCGGCGCATCAAGTAGACTGCGACGTAAAGTGCACCCACGGGGATCAATCAGCATGGCAGAAGCAGCTAATAGTGCGGCAGCAGgtgcgacggcggcagcagctgcagcagctggtggagCAGCAGGGGGAGCGGCGGCCAATAACAACGGTATTGTCAACACGAACCCAAACGCAGAAGTCATCCGTGGCCAGTTGTTCGAGGTCGGACCTCGGTACACCAACCTGGCCTACATCGGTGAAGGAGCCTACGGAATGGTTGTGTAAGTACCCAGAATCTTTAGCCAGCCCAGACactcctctccttccttcgttgACCTACTTTTCAGCCCACCTAGGCCACCGTCGGTGGTTGGTCGGGTCCATCTTTTGCCTGTTTGTTGCCTGTTTATTGCATACATTTGTCACCCGCTTTCCCGTCCAGTCgggacgggttttttttttattcatttttgcttctttggTATTTTTAGTTCCATTCTGTTATTTTGGGGTGCCTTTGCTATCATCAGCATGACGGCAATGGCAACGGTGACGGTCTTTGGTTGCTCTCTGGAGCATCGCGCACATGCGAATCGTCGTAGGATGTGGTTTTTGGCAACGGCGAACGCTGGTGGTAGCGCATAAAAAGTGTTGATAAAAATAACTCCATCGCATTCCTTCCACCAACTGCGGCTAACCGGCGCCCCGTGGGCTGCAATAAGCAGCGAACAGTTCTTTTCCTGGCGAATTATCTGCATCCGGGGCGATGGCTCAATGTTGGGACagagaaaatcaatattaaaccacatccacacatacacagcctCCATCGGGCGCCTGCAAAGCGCTAGCGGTGGCGAGATAGAGCAGCATTACCACCAGGAATGGCATGCAGGAAACTCGGCGTCACGCTTTTTTAATATGCTACCACTGCCGGAACAGCCGGGCCTGGCTTTATGATGACACAAGACAGTTGATAGAGGTTTCACGCTCTGCATCGATTGCAGGCGGATTAAAGGAAACAATAGTCCGTTGATCCtctctgtcgctgctgctatcaGCGCGCATTACTCGGATCAATTGCAACCCGGGCTTCCGGTTGATCCCTCGGCTTTATGGCTGATCACTGTGCTTGTTACGCGTACTTATAACTCACTGGTTCATAGAATACAAAGCATAAATAAGGGGAACGCGTACAAACATAATTTAATCGAAAGGGAGGGGCTACAGGATGGGAATGTTTGGTTGGGATTCAAGGGAACCGCAACCGTTCAAAAGTGAATCGTGCCCATCTGCTAATGAGTGTGCTTCACTGTTCTGTGAAGCAAAACGTGTCCTCACATccgtttgtttgatgttggcGTCCCATACGCGCTTATCCTACTGAGCGGAGGATCTCACGCTCTTTTTCGTTCGATGATTTTTCTAGATGACCAACACGTGTAATGGCATGCATCGAACCCTCGGCACGAAGTGGGGTTTTCCGGGAATGGGCACAATGGTAACGCCCCTTTGGCGACATTCGTTTGATCGTCAATCCCCATTAGTTATCGGCTTTATATCGCTTTAAATTTAGATCTGTCAAAAGCGTAAGCAACGCTAATGGATGACGCTTGGTTACAGGCATCTCTTTCATTGCTGCATCGTTTTTTCTAAGAAGGTTTGCCTTATTTTGCGAAAAAGAGATAAAGTTTTCTTCGGCTGGTTTCATGAGTGGTACCCGAGGGCATCCCGGTACCGGGACTACGCATGACACCCTAAATTTCCCTGTCGAAAATTGGATGAAAATTGGTTGGCACTAAGGATGTTGATGTGATACTGTTCATCGAGCGTCACGTACTGATGGTGTCCCTGATGTGGTCTTCCAGCACGAAGGTATGTTTGTGGGGAGGGGCTTTTCCGTGCACTCCGCACACACGGGATCACATTCACGTTCTCACATCACTTCACATCAAAAATCACATTCTCTAGAGGTCGGCCGATGCCATGCAAGGGTTTATAACGTTCCGTTTCTTGGTTGAAcagagaagcaacagaaaacgaaaagcaatcgGTGTAGAGAGCACGCAGAGACGGTTTAGCTGTTGCTAGGTGCGTTTCTAAGCTACTGTCTAGCCCCGTTGACTcttgtttgtttcgattggtCACGTGTTGCTTTCATTCCATTCTAGTCAACCTCTCTGGCACTCGATGCTCTAGGCTCAGTAATCCCGGAGGAAGCGAACCGCCGTAACGTGTGCCATCTTGGAAGATGAAATTACCTTTTGGGAAGAAGCCCAGCTTCCGGTACGGACGGGAGGAGCTTCCgttttttccttccgtttcggGATCAAAAGACGTCCAGAGTGTCGGGCAGGACAGTGTGCCTTGGGCCGAGACGTTTTAGGCGTCCTTCCGCAGGGATTATTGTGATTATGTGCCGTCCTGGTCTCCATTCATTTCATCACTTCTCCCTCCTCACCGAGCGTGCTGGTGGGAGTTGTGTTTGTCACAATGTTGGGTGGTGGATGGCGGTGAATGAAATATCACCGAACCGCCGAACGGCGGTAATGTGTGCAACAGGCAAAGTATAGAAAGAATAGCGGCATCAAGTACGCCCCCTTCCTTCGTGCGTCATCATCCCATCGGAACCGGAGTCCAGTAAATGGCGGTCCTTGGTATCAAGCTGCTGTAGTTGTTGCCCGGTGCACAATTCGCAGATAGTGAAGCCATAATTGTTCCAACTAAGGAAGGCGCAACGTTCTACGTCATTACCCTTAGATACGATTATGGGTTTTGCGTTGGGTGCCTGTTTCTAAGCATGCATTGTGTAAGGCGGCCACAGTAATGATGCCTGGGAAGTGGCTTGAATGGTGTGCGCAATTTGTTGTTCGTTAATTACTTCAATCTACTTGGTTTTGAGCTCGAGCCAAGCCTCAATTTTGATATTACTCGAATTAATGACTATTTTGAGCAACACTGGAAGCTACAGTTAACGAAAGCATAGAATACACTCTAAATAGATGGTACATTTTGGTTGAAATTAGAAAACtgtttggaatgatgatgaattgatCTGGTTGAGAATAAAGCAACATCTTTCCGCTATCGTAGTATCGCGAGACAGACGAGGTAAATGATCATGATGATAAGCACGTGATTGCAGTACGATGATGAGTGTTTTTCCGCCATTAATCGGTCACGATGCTTGTGTGTCCCATCCTATACTTTGCACGATTGGCGTAATGATaggaccaaaccaaacccaaaacaagcTAGCCAGCTGGTACCTCCTGCGAGGGGGCAACAAATGATATTCATGTTCTCTAGCGAGAGCGGCGGGTGCCCTGGGTCAATTCTAATTAATATTCTTACTTTTGCGCAAACCATCGCATCTTTGCGTGATTGCGTATCGTTGCTCTGTGTACTACTCGAGTGTTTGCTCCTCGTCCTGGCCTGGTCCCTAGTTGGAATCGCGTGCCAAGCAAATATTCAACTTTTCGCATTTTGCCTCGTTTTCCATCGTTTATACGCATTTCCTACAGATTTAatttgcagcagcaagggTTTGGTGATTTTCACAATTGAATTCTTGGCTCTGATGGAGTGATGGATGGTGGAGGAGACGCAAAAGATACAATTTGTGAGCGAAATATGCTGTTCTGGCGCAGCATTTCGGAATTTGGTTCTCTTTTGGTCTTTGTTGAAGTGAATGTGGCTTGCATCAATGTTCTTAATACTACTCagtgtaaaaaaaatatttctttgTGCACTTCTGCCTATG
The sequence above is a segment of the Anopheles darlingi chromosome 2, idAnoDarlMG_H_01, whole genome shotgun sequence genome. Coding sequences within it:
- the LOC125959032 gene encoding restin homolog isoform X3, giving the protein MEEGDTTVAADAAAAGSETTEPTDAAPGATEAGPGSSVNGGSVIRPPTASGIQPPKVRAIAKPSGIKPPSANFGGSTTSLASTSSQLTTTSAATGIGTATSTRIGRLCQGHGTPKAGPPPLEPKLPTTLESKMRRPSDADYSKSHLPGASIGSDGYWEATGRRPSSDQGAILTADTDSFIIGQRVWVGGVRPGQIAYIGETHFAPGEWAGVVLDEPNGKNDGSVSGKRYFQCEPKKGVFSRLTRLTREQLAGGAGGNADSTASTPLDASFRSLTSPARSGTVSPTHSVQSYASKSPAIAGKAASLNVGDRVIVSSGFGSRPGILKYLGETKFASGTWCGVQLDEASGKNDGTVDGVRYFECPAKYGIFVPIAKVTLSPSARKTSARLSRANSKESLNSLATMSSIATTATSRLRMSAQRKSSVSAVPSTPKASFSLQDVLREKQNHIEQLMQEREIDREESANQSIMYQKNIQQLKEKVASLEKKLTEEKRRNEDLQFSVDEVTFCGEELNVQTQVFKERIAELEAQLSSGGSEKVGESTAATVLPEDVNVIRVQLNTEIDRLKAENSSKDQKLHLTEELKRSLENEIQNLHEKLAETERSAASKLSALTISEECLKEQINYLEHRVDEQSDQLTAKDAELEKHNLALKNAESEVDEHVAALQGELRAKQELLGESEKNLRKLEAEMDELRGDLRQRDLKVAEGETGMKVVLQEKDATIEKLKQQVADLEQKLTIDTVARSTLEEELKVAKRAAADLEVSRNGNEKLLLELQEKLATSEKSLQAEIKMRQEKESMGLQMQALLTELGTSNDEMTAQLVTKEEALTNGKKLLDELEADRLKLQADLKTLRETIEQTRTEAEAKSIELQARIDADRTNLEATKKQLHAAEQENLAKDKQLEEDEVLVAALQKELKELNGANVTLNQELSAIKNSFADKDGTVAKLLEEKGALESQLQSTSAEAAEKLKQLEEELAQREIAWQKDEEQKAALTKQELSQRDAKLGELTVATEERQKQLDAARQTLQELQEKLKETDVALVSKSADAQLFEQQLVSLRAELSTKEEQTGKLNAALTEATSRLEGDEKKLSEVQEQFGKLEIEHADLRRKMEALEQKSSQVQAQKAELEQELHTLRSSTLDSNSELAKVSEELKAKQRALEELQDSYNTFKIDNERRADESAQFNASLQEQVVRLRQEMQQITDQKIIQENELNTELRKIKDMAEQEKENLVREIAALRASFDEETLRLRNELADSAAKEASLKDQLATLQTLHDQSSAQQMAELERIHTERTQEKEASEARANEAADREEKLKKQLEDMRAELQEFTHNLDVVRKASEEGSGELSRQLEQKSATIAGLEKELGQQRTQLEQRSQDVSEMIEKLDASAKAQSELLKQLADSQEQVLALSKAKDESEKACQATRKQLDELNSTFGEMEEEQVDLVSREETLKKELAQLEERMQGSANEHLNQLELLNSKNNDMLKLVETTTEAKTAVEKELTLLKTELDQKSATTLTLQSRVDELIPLVQTCAEMEQKLQSLQQQLAAKDSTTEELTKTLEGSKQESAARLVALSAAEEEAQKLRQAISGKDANLQELQSKLDASDQNLKERSDAANRLTVELRQTIESGRTTQREQEDRAKEQQRRISELETKLAAQATQFDELLDRKKCSETEHSARTHELSQKLLEMENSKRQEIQELEQRLSVMVEHTEAQLTAAVSTATAQQRSAEKRQQELECTRKDLELRETELQLANRRLEKDNERLRADLLVKERELAKLDKAAANNVQPTATSLVGLTEDDSGAQIDFLNSIIVDMQRKNEKLKLRVQALESTGTESHNMSFEIQKRKPAPRVFCDICDEFDQHETEDCPKQCSDSPPESLKHPGGGGDAKERKLPAPRKYCESCEVFDHEIGECPDDETY